One stretch of Anolis carolinensis isolate JA03-04 chromosome 3, rAnoCar3.1.pri, whole genome shotgun sequence DNA includes these proteins:
- the LOC134297929 gene encoding palmitoyltransferase ZDHHC19-like, which produces MESILDGRHTLTSVALSLCYFACLLTCGCLFLTHECSWLALHVSKTIPVVFSTFLVLTLAFFLLTSFTGTTIFYKAFSGMDEELMTQAMTRYYTNWRWCHKCQLYCRPKASRCHRCKTRVKGFVHCWMWINHCVGSKNYCFYLLLLLSQSCYELAILVCCHIYAAFNTQRDFSNDKQCMSIVTIGAAFSLLCLLILLCIQIVIFSDIRRQAKSKVQTGCSVECLDPNEDSSSSSSSSKYQATHCCRLSPASRILSASDV; this is translated from the exons ATGGAGTCCATTCTGGACGGACGCCATACACTCACTTCTGTCGCTCTTTCCTTGTGTTATTTTGCCTGCCTCTTGACCTGTGGCTGCCTCTTTTTGACACACGA ATGTAGCTGGCTAGCTCTCCATGTCTCCAAGACTATCCCTGTTGTTTTCAGCACATTCCTGGTGCTGACCCTTGCTTTCTTCTTGCTCACCAGCTTCACGGGCACCACAATTTTCTACAAAG CTTTTTCAGGAATGGATGAAGAGCTGATGACCCAGGCCATGACCAGGTACTATACCAACTGGCGCTGGTGCCACAAATGCCAGCTGTACTGCCGACCCAAAGCCTCCCGATGCCACCGGTGCAAGACTCGCGTGAAG GGATTTGTCCACTGCTGGATGTGGATAAACCACTGCGTCGGCTCCAAAAACTACTGCTTCTATTTGCTCTTGCTGCTCTCTCAAAGCTGCTACGAACTGGCCATCCTGGTCTGCTGCCACATCTACGCTGCCTTCAACACCCAGCGGGATTTCAGCAACGATAAACAATGCAT GTCTATCGTGACCATCGGTGCCGCTTTTAGCCTGTTGTGCCTGCTAATCCTCCTCTGCATCCAGATCGTCATCTTCTCAGATATCCGTCGCCAAGCCAAGTCCAAG GTGCAAACAGGCTGCTCCGTAGAATGCCTTGATCCCAATGAagactcttcttcctcctcttcctcctcgaaGTACCAAGCGACCCACTGTTGTCGTCTTTCTCCTGCGAGCAGGATCCTCTCCGCTTCCGACGTCTGA
- the LOC103281556 gene encoding palmitoyltransferase ZDHHC19 produces the protein MAPRPDGSHALSSGIYASLLYSTLMALSCLFFTFPCNWLALHVSWTIPVLCGQFLVAAAIYFCLTSFTDTGILHKGIDKELMNQAVTMNDPNQHWCNKCQLYCLPHTHHCHCCNTCVEEFDHHCMWMNNCIGSNNHCFFVLFLLFLSCYDVAVLVCCLVYLTLNCPQAFNVEKICTVLVTIPATFCLVPLLILLFSQIGKLLAARHKAMSKLPSSTAPPARNRYYPISIQRRCDAAKYKAKPAPAAAEAQTWGALDVSQRPSGISSSCPHGHGLQDHPSERKMLKAWRHFLSTVGGLLPRSQHRMGAWARRRSDKEEGAKKKKSKWQLNPMERSVEIPIPDMLGSAELHDPDQDSHWKCQIHESLRGPPSPTAMLLSSSNI, from the exons ATGGCTCCCAGGCCAGACGGAAGCCATGCGCTCAGCTCCGGGATCTATGCTTCGCTTCTTTACAGCACCCTCATGGCCCTCAGCTGCCTCTTTTTCACCTTCCC ATGTAACTGGCTAGCTCTCCATGTCTCCTGGACGATTCCTGTCCTTTGTGGCCAATTTCTGGTTGCAGCGGCTATTTACTTCTGCCTCACCAGTTTCACAGACACAGGGATTCTCCACAAAG GAATTGACAAAGAGCTGATGAACCAAGCCGTGACCATGAATGATCCCAACCAGCACTGGTGCAATAAATGTCAGCTGTACTGCTTGCCACACACCCATCATTGTCACTGTTGCAACACCTGCGTGGAG GAATTTGACCACCACTGTATGTGGATGAACAACTGCATCGGTTCCAACAACCACTGCTTCTTTGTCCTCTTCCTGCTCTTCCTGAGCTGCTACGATGTGGCCGTCCTGGTCTGCTGCCTCGTTTACCTGACCCTCAATTGCCCGCAGGCTTTCAACGTGGAGAAGATTTGCAC GGTTCTGGTGACCATCCCTGCCACCTTCTGCCTGGTGCCTCTGCTCATCCTTCTCTTCAGCCAGATTGGGAAACTCTTAGCTGCTCGTCACAAAGCCATGTCTAAG CTTCCTTCTTCTACTGCTCCTCCTGCCCGGAACAGATACTATCCAATTTCCATCCAAAGGCGATGTGATGCAGCAAA GTACAAAGCAAAGCCAGCTCCGGCAGCTGCTGAAGCCCAAACCTGGGGAGCTCTGGACGTCTCTCAACGTCCTTCTGGGATTTCTAGCTCCTGTCCCCACGGCCACGGCCTGCAGGATCATCCCAGCGAGCGGAAGATGCTCAAGGCTTGGCGACACTTTCTGTCAACCGTAGGAGGCCTCTTGCCCCGGAGTCAGCACCGGATGGGAGCCTGGGCAAGAAGGAGGTCTGACAAGGAAGAG GGtgccaagaagaagaagagcaaaTGGCAGCTGAACCCCATGGAGCGGAGCGTGGAGATCCCTA TCCCAGACATGTTGGGCTCTGCAGAGCTTCATGATCCTGACCAAGACTCCCACTGGAAATGCCAGATCCACGAGAGCCTGAGAGGCCCTCCTTCGCCCACGGCCATGCTCCTGTCCTCCTCCAACATCTGA